The genomic DNA TGAAGACCTTATTAGGAATTTGGACTCTGTCCCAGAAGACATTCACACAGCTGTTCGAAACAACGGCGGCGGTCATGTGAACCATTCTCTATTTTGGAAAGTGATGTCCCCGAATGGTGGCGGTGAACCAACCGGTGCTGTCGGCGATGCAATTAAACAAAAATGGGGCAGCTATGACAGCTTTAAAGATGCTTTTGCTAAAGCAGCTGCTGGTCGTTTCGGTTCCGGTTGGGCTTGGTTAGTCGTTAATAATGGCGGCTTGGAAATCATGAGCACACCTAACCAAGACTCACCTTTATCAGAGGGTCTGACACCGGTTCTAGGTCTTGATGTTTGGGAGCATGCTTACTATCTTAAATATCAAAACAAACGTCCTGATTATATTCAAGCGTTCTTCAACGTTATTAATTGGGATGAAGTGAACAAGCGCTACGAAGCTGCAAAATAGGCAAAATTTGTTACAACCTCCGGCAACCTCAAGCCGGAGGTTTTTTTATGGCTGCTTTGAGTATATATTGTTTCGCATGACACAAAATACAGTTAGTATAGAAAGTAAGGGAGTCATTTCAATGAACATTAAAGTCATGCGAAAAGTTTTTGGTGAAGAGGATGTCCCTAAAGATCTCTTACTTTTATTGCTTATCAGCGGGTTATTTTTTTTAAGCATTGCGTTGTCCAATACATTCGTCAACATTTTTTTATGGAAACATACAAAAAGTTTTGTTGATCTCGGTTTATATAACTTAATGATTGTCATATTTCAACCTTTAACCTTTTTATTAGCTGGACGTTTAGCTAAAAAAGTTGATCGTGTCATTGTTCTACGGCTAGGGGTCATTTTTCTTGCGCTCTTTTTTATCTCTGTTTTAATCTTAGGTTCAAAAACAAATGATTATCTTTTGTTATTTGGAACCTTATTGGGTGTAGGATACGGTTTTTATTGGTTGGCATTTAATGTATTAACCTTTGAAATCACTGAGCCGGAGACTCGTGACTTTTTTAATGGCTTTCAAGGAATTTTATCATCGATTGCTGGCATGGTGGGTCCGATCTCAGCAGGTTGGATGATTTCGTCACTGGAGGAGTATACGGGTTACAAATTAATTTTTGGTATATCCCTAGCATTATTTACGATTGCAATTATCACAAGTTGGTTTTTAAAGCGGCGTCCTGCAAGCGGTCATTTTACCTTTAGGCGTATTATAAAGGAACGAAAAAATAATATTGACTGGAGGGGCATTCTTTACGCTCACTTCTTTCAAGGCTTACGTGAAGGGACTTTCATGTTTGTCATTGTTCTCTGGGTATTTATTGCTACAGGAAGTGAACTGTCCTTGGGTAAGTTTGGACTCATTGAGTCGGGAGCGATGTTTCTAGGTTATTATTTGGCATCACGTTTGATAAAACCAAAATTCCGTAAAAAATCCATCTTCGTTGCTGGAATAGTATTGTACATGTCCATTTATTTAATCTTATTTAATCTTACTTATCCGCTGCTCATTACCTATGGCATTATCAGTGCCTTGGCATTTCCGTTTTTGGTTGTTCCTTATGGATCGTTAACGTTTGATGTGATTGGTAAAGGATGGAAGGCAGCAGAGAAACGGATCGAATACATCGTTGTCCGTGAGTTGTTTTATAACTCAGGTAGGGTTATTTCAATTTTACTTTTTTTAGGAATGGTATCGATTTTCGGTGATTACAGTATCAAGTATTTACTTATGGTCATCGGCATAGGGCATGTCGCCGTATTTTTCTTTATCCGGCATATCACACTTAAGAAAAGTCCTGATCCTGAGCCTGATCCTAAATCGGAAGAAACGTCTGCAAAACGCCGTAACAACCAGCTTGACGAAGAGAGCGGGTCAACGATATAAGGGACTGCTAAAAACACAATTTTATAGTACAATTAAGACACCACATATTATGGGTGTCTTTTTTTAGTTGATGATGGATTGGAGTGATTCGTTTGGATCAAGAAAAAGAAAAAAAGCGAAAGAAAAATCGGTTGCCGTTTCGTTTAAATATACTATTTTTAGTTGTGTTCGTCGCCTTTTCTTTATTGATTATGCGGCTGGGTGTTGTCCAAATTGTCCAAGGTGAAGACTATGTTCGGGAACTAGAAGCTACG from Tuberibacillus sp. Marseille-P3662 includes the following:
- a CDS encoding superoxide dismutase yields the protein MAYELPDLPYDYNALEPHIDEETMRIHHDKHHGTYVNKVNAALEGHDDLASKSIEDLIRNLDSVPEDIHTAVRNNGGGHVNHSLFWKVMSPNGGGEPTGAVGDAIKQKWGSYDSFKDAFAKAAAGRFGSGWAWLVVNNGGLEIMSTPNQDSPLSEGLTPVLGLDVWEHAYYLKYQNKRPDYIQAFFNVINWDEVNKRYEAAK
- a CDS encoding MFS transporter, with the translated sequence MKVMRKVFGEEDVPKDLLLLLLISGLFFLSIALSNTFVNIFLWKHTKSFVDLGLYNLMIVIFQPLTFLLAGRLAKKVDRVIVLRLGVIFLALFFISVLILGSKTNDYLLLFGTLLGVGYGFYWLAFNVLTFEITEPETRDFFNGFQGILSSIAGMVGPISAGWMISSLEEYTGYKLIFGISLALFTIAIITSWFLKRRPASGHFTFRRIIKERKNNIDWRGILYAHFFQGLREGTFMFVIVLWVFIATGSELSLGKFGLIESGAMFLGYYLASRLIKPKFRKKSIFVAGIVLYMSIYLILFNLTYPLLITYGIISALAFPFLVVPYGSLTFDVIGKGWKAAEKRIEYIVVRELFYNSGRVISILLFLGMVSIFGDYSIKYLLMVIGIGHVAVFFFIRHITLKKSPDPEPDPKSEETSAKRRNNQLDEESGSTI